TGAAATAACAAGATTTCAATCGACAAAATTACTTGCATAACTTTAATTTTGTCGGTAATTCTAAATAGTTATTTAATATTTAACTTCAGTTTTTCATATACTCCGTTATAAAACAATGATAGAATAATATCATTGTTTTAAATTAATAAATTGAGAGGTAATCATAAAAAAAGATGAATATTTTAAATAGAGTATTATGTTTGGTTGGTTCAATAGTATTATCATTTATTTTGATTCAGCTTCATATAGCATTTGCTTTTTATATTTACTTACTATGTTTGCTGGTACTGTGACTTCGGCTATTCTTGGTGGAGGTGGATTAGGATTACATACCTTGGGTATTGACATACTCATATTGATTTTTAAACCATTTAGAATCATCCTATATCTTAATCTGTCGCAAGCTGAAAGAGATAGAATTATTTCGTCAAAAGAAATGTCTGGGAAAAATCTCAATCTTATTGATGATATCAAAGCGTCATTTGCACCTGGTCAAATCAGTCTTATCTTTGGTATATTGGCAATAATTTTTGCTTTTATAAGTGTGCTATAGAGATAAATAAAATTACATTGCTCACGCTTTGTTACCAAAGCTTTAAACTATTTTTTCGCTCTCTCATGTGATATGGATCGATCTGTCCTTCGCTTTCTATTAACTCTTGAGCAATAGTATTGAATGTTTCAGTTAATTCATTTAAACTTGTGAAAAAGCTTAGTTCTTCCCGAGAAGAAATTTGACGTAAAAAGTCTCTATTTGCCTCACCAAATCCGATTGCAATAATTTCAATTCCTAATTTGTGGCATTGTTTAGCGGTTCTGATAGCAGCTTGAGGATCTTGCCACTCACCATCTGTCAATACCAATCCATACCTTAGTCCCTTTGTGTTTTTAAAATTGTGAAGTAGATCTTTAAAAGGATTAGCACTGGTACCATTACCATTAATAAGGTTTTGCAAACTTGGAACTAAACCATCAATACCACGATTAATTTGATTGATATTCTGATTTGCTTTAACTGTAGTTCTAACTCTTTCTGCAAACTCGATGATTCCAATCGAACTTGTGGTTAAGTCACATTGAGAGACAAAATTACGTGCAGCATTAGTTGCTTGTTGGATAGGACTCTCTGGGGACTTGATAGGGCGACGAAGAGATTTTTTTAATTCAGAAAGAGTTTTTGAATTAAACATTATATGATTAACTGTGGCTGGATTGGAAACCATACTTAGTGAAAGATCGAATACTAAATAGATATTGAGATGTTCTCGAACAATATTTTCTTGAGGAGATTTTAGAAAGCGATCGTCAGGTACGTCGGAAGGTAATGGTTCGATTGTCAGCTTAAGTGGTTTTTGAGTGCTTCGTTCAACGGCTGAAACTTCGACAACTCCATTAAGATTATAGGAATAAGTTATGTCGATAACAGCAGATTTAGCTTGAATTGGTGGAATTTCAGTAAAAACATACATTCCCAGGTAGGCACAACCCATAGGATCGAGAGTTTCTGCCTGAGTCATGAATACTTCTAATTTATTTTCTCCATCTCTACGAAGACGAAGCTGGTAAGGACGGGTTTGTTGACAGGGGATGGGTTGGTTTTTCTGAATAATAATGCTGTTGATGTATTTATTGTTATCTTCATTAACAGCAATCATGCCCAAACTATGACTGATAACATCGGTAGATTTTTTCCTTCCGCCAAGTAAAAATAGAGGTTGAGTAGTTCGATCTTGGGTTTCAAGATCCATTGCTGCTTGAATAGCTGCGCCTAAAGCCACTGCTTCATCAGGATTAACACCCATTATCG
The sequence above is drawn from the Chroococcidiopsis sp. SAG 2025 genome and encodes:
- a CDS encoding Hsp70 family protein, giving the protein MVEFIGIDLGTTYSVVSYINSYGQPEVIPNDIGQRITPSVVDLTSNPPLVGEEAKDKQALGDEGVYAFFKRDMGNSHALYIEKGKQYTPIDLSAIVLSHLKRCAEEHLGQTVTDAVITVPAYFNNMQREATIKAGKQAGLNVLRIINEPTSAALAYGIRPTEKNSKILVYDLGGGTFDVSIVEVTPSELRVITTAGDHMLGGKDWDDRILLYLSEKFEEEFGVELADEDFNDLMVLAEKTKVSLSTKQSVKVPVKGNNYRGNYEINRSLFAELTADLLERTQALIDLVLEEANLSWQEIDGVVLVGGSTRMPMVREYVEQMSGKPPIMGVNPDEAVALGAAIQAAMDLETQDRTTQPLFLLGGRKKSTDVISHSLGMIAVNEDNNKYINSIIIQKNQPIPCQQTRPYQLRLRRDGENKLEVFMTQAETLDPMGCAYLGMYVFTEIPPIQAKSAVIDITYSYNLNGVVEVSAVERSTQKPLKLTIEPLPSDVPDDRFLKSPQENIVREHLNIYLVFDLSLSMVSNPATVNHIMFNSKTLSELKKSLRRPIKSPESPIQQATNAARNFVSQCDLTTSSIGIIEFAERVRTTVKANQNINQINRGIDGLVPSLQNLINGNGTSANPFKDLLHNFKNTKGLRYGLVLTDGEWQDPQAAIRTAKQCHKLGIEIIAIGFGEANRDFLRQISSREELSFFTSLNELTETFNTIAQELIESEGQIDPYHMRERKNSLKLW